The genomic region GGAACCCGGCGATGCTTACCGCACCGGTGATGAGGAGCCGTGCTCCAATGCCAAGCGACAGAAGACACAGGACAAGCACTCCGATGAGATACCATCCGGGCTTGTGGCGGAGCTCATCCGCATGCTCGGGCACCGTTTCGGCCAGTTCCCGGCGTTCTTCGCGGGAGGACTGCATCCGGGCGGTCCAGACAGACCAGCCAAGATAGGCGACCACTGCCAGCAGCATGAACAGGCCTTCTAGCCGGTCAATACGGCCATCACGTGCCAGAAGCAGCATCACGCATCCGGCCAGAAAGCAGAACGGATAGTCGATCCGCACGGCATGGGCGGTAATGGGAATGGTGGCGATTACCGCCGCCGCCCCCAGCACCAGAGTGAGATTGGTCAGGTTGGACCCCACGACGTTGCCAAGTGCAATGTCGGGCGAACCCTCAATGGCGGCCACGACCGAAACGACAAGTTCCGGAAACGTCGTCCCGGCCGAGACAATGGTCAGGCCAATCACGGCCTTTGTTACGTGGGCCTTTTCGGCCAGCGCCGAGGCAAAATCGACCAGTTTGTCGCCGCCCACCGTCAGGATGAGCAGTCCGCCCGCAACGAGGAGGAGATCCAGCAGCATGTGCTCAGCCGCCTTTCACCACTCCGTCCATCAGGTCGAAGAACCGGGAAATGTCGTCCGCCGTATTGTAGAAATGGGGGGAAACCCGCACGGCACCGCGCCGGAACGCGAGATCGGAACCGGACTGCTTGAGTTTCTTCACAACAGAGGAGCCGTCGAAGTCGCCGGTAAAGCAGGTAATGGCGACATCCAGGCCGGTCCCACGGAAATTCACCACCTCCCAGCCCCGGCGACGGACCGCTTCGCGAACCAGGGCGGCATTGGCGAGCGCCATCCGCTCGATACGGTCAATACCGATTTCGGCCAGTTTCTCCAGTGCAGCCCCCAGCGGGAAAATTGTCAGCTGCGGAAGCGACCCCTCCTCGAACCGGCGCGCATGCGCGGGCAGGTCGAATTCGTAGGTATCGAAATCCTTGTTCTTCACCACCGAATTCCAGCCTACCAGCGGCGGCCGGAGCTGGCCGATGAGGTTTTTCTTAACGTAGAAAACGCCGGTCCCCTCAAACGAGCAGAGCCATTTGTGCCCGTCGGCGGCGAGAAAATCGATCCCCATCCGCACGACGTCGACCGGATGTACGCCAAGCGACTGGATCGCGTCCACACAGAGGAGCGCGCCTCTCGCATGCACGGCATCGGCAAGCATGCCGAGATCGAAACGGAATCCGGTGGAAAACTCGACATGGGAAACCGACACGAGACGTGTCCGGCTGTCGATGGCGGCGATCAGGTCTTCGGTCCTGAACTCGCCATCCCGGGCCGGGACCAGCCTGGTGGAAACGCCCCGGTGCTTGAGGTTCAGCCACGGGTAGACATTAGAGGGATACTCGACGGCAGTCGTCACGATATTGTCTCCCTCGCGCCAGTCGAGTCCCTCGGCGACGAGCGAAAGTCCGTGCGAGGTGTTACGGACAAAGGCCACCTCCTCCGGCTGGGCCCCCATGAACCAGGCGGCGAGCCCCCGGATCTTCTCGATCCTGGCCTCCCACTGGGCGTAGTTCTGCTGGGCCGTACGGGTGGCCTCCGCGGCGAAATGGGCGGCGGCCAGCATCGCGCTGGTCATCACCGGGGCGATACCCGCATGATTGAGATGCAGGATTTTCTGGAGGACCGGAAACTCGGTCTTCCGGAACTCATCGAGCTGGTCGGGCGGCATGACGGACATGGGCGGTTTGACTCCCGCCCTCCGTTTGGCTTTAACCTTGGCCAGTTTCAAGGCGCGGGGTGTGCCGGTCCGAAGGCCCCCGAAGCCCGGAAACCGGAGAGTTTCATGGCAGCCCGCGTTGTCCTCATTCGCCGCACCCAGCCCTCCTTCCTGGAGCGGATCTACGTGCCCGAAGTGGCTCGTGGCCTTGCGACGACATTCGGCCAGCTGGTCCGCAATCTCGTCCACACCTGGACGTCAAAACTGCCC from Deltaproteobacteria bacterium harbors:
- a CDS encoding calcium/sodium antiporter translates to MLLDLLLVAGGLLILTVGGDKLVDFASALAEKAHVTKAVIGLTIVSAGTTFPELVVSVVAAIEGSPDIALGNVVGSNLTNLTLVLGAAAVIATIPITAHAVRIDYPFCFLAGCVMLLLARDGRIDRLEGLFMLLAVVAYLGWSVWTARMQSSREERRELAETVPEHADELRHKPGWYLIGVLVLCLLSLGIGARLLITGAVSIAGFLGVSERVIGLTIVAVGTSAPEIATAIASSLKKSHELAVANVIGANILNTLFIPGAASLFGSIPVSEGFIRFDMWAMLAVTAVLGPFIFRIRHLGRATGTGFLAIYATYIAWLFTVGG
- a CDS encoding aminotransferase class V-fold PLP-dependent enzyme produces the protein MSVMPPDQLDEFRKTEFPVLQKILHLNHAGIAPVMTSAMLAAAHFAAEATRTAQQNYAQWEARIEKIRGLAAWFMGAQPEEVAFVRNTSHGLSLVAEGLDWREGDNIVTTAVEYPSNVYPWLNLKHRGVSTRLVPARDGEFRTEDLIAAIDSRTRLVSVSHVEFSTGFRFDLGMLADAVHARGALLCVDAIQSLGVHPVDVVRMGIDFLAADGHKWLCSFEGTGVFYVKKNLIGQLRPPLVGWNSVVKNKDFDTYEFDLPAHARRFEEGSLPQLTIFPLGAALEKLAEIGIDRIERMALANAALVREAVRRRGWEVVNFRGTGLDVAITCFTGDFDGSSVVKKLKQSGSDLAFRRGAVRVSPHFYNTADDISRFFDLMDGVVKGG